A genome region from Salvia splendens isolate huo1 chromosome 19, SspV2, whole genome shotgun sequence includes the following:
- the LOC121779109 gene encoding uncharacterized protein LOC121779109, with amino-acid sequence MPRSKLLEINLISAHDLPPLAATLRTFTVAYVSPDHKLTTKTDHHGHTNPSWNYKMLFHVPKNFLNQPSASLTVEIYNLAWLRGLPIGIARLHFPTLSPPLTQNSGYRSLTLQISQPSGNLKGTLSLGIQLIDMDEDIGLSSLRITDENSVANEKANISDRIAISVADTDERRPRRKKGTYDRDGVEYGSSILENWTEGGEGIPENEEGKEMAIEQRWKRKNGLFKCFSNKFRLKKKVGNVDTLHHRSQSEGGLGRFYG; translated from the coding sequence ATGCCTCGCTCCAAACTCCTCGAAATCAACCTCATCTCCGCTCACGATCTCCCCCCTCTCGCCGCCACGCTCCGCACATTCACCGTCGCCTACGTCTCCCCCGATCACAAGCTCACCACCAAAACCGACCACCACGGCCACACCAACCCCTCCTGGAACTACAAGATGCTCTTCCATGTCCCCAAAAACTTCCTCAACCAACCCTCCGCCTCCCTCACCGTCGAAATCTACAACCTCGCCTGGCTCCGCGGCCTCCCCATCGGCATCGCCCGCCTCCACTTCCCCACCCTCTCCCCTCCCCTCACCCAAAACAGCGGCTACCGCAGCCTAACCCTCCAGATCTCCCAGCCCTCGGGCAACCTGAAGGGAACGCTGAGCCTCGGCATCCAGCTCATCGATATGGACGAAGACATCGGCCTCTCGTCCCTCCGAATTACCGACGAAAATTCCGTTGCTAACGAAAAGGCCAATATTAGCGACAGAATAGCAATATCCGTCGCTGATACGGATgagaggaggccgaggcggaaGAAGGGGACATACGACAGAGACGGTGTGGAATACGGGAGTTCGATATTGGAGAACTGGACGGAGGGGGGAGAGGGGATACCGGAAAATGAGGAGGGGAAGGAAATGGCGATTGAACAGCGGTGGAAGAGGAAAAATGGGCTGTTTAAGTGCTTCTCTAATAAATTCAGATTGAAGAAGAAGGTGGGAAATGTGGATACACTTCATCACAGATCGCAATCAGAAGGGGGTCTGGGAAGGTTTTATGGCTGA